The genome window TCAACATATGTCGATGTGATGTGATGACCTGCACCGGTCGAACAAGCTTTGCAGAGAGCAAATCCAAAGCCCCTTCCTTTGGTTAAGCAGTGTCTTGGATTGCTGGACAAGCGTGGACATCGGCATCGACCTGTATCTGCAGACAGTCATCGAAGTTTCTGCTGCTGACGCACTCCAACATGGCTTTCGCATTCAATTCTCTTCCGTATCTCCACAAGTAGTTCAAACCAACGAGCAGCTCAGTAATGGCGTCCTCCGCCTTCCTTTGGTCCGCAAAATAGAGCGTCTGCAGCAGAAGAACGTTAGAGTTGGAGACCAAGCTCTGCTGCTCGAAGTTCCTCTCGGATTGCCATCGGATCATGTTATGGGCGAGCGGTGCCAGCCAGTCCAGTATCCTTGTCACCGCCGCACTCCACTCTGCTGCAAGAACTGGATCGTAAATGGATGAAGCCAAGTTCTTGGCGTACGATTTCAGCCTCGCTCTGAGGGCTGCTTTTATGCTTGTGGTTAGCATGCTGTAGAGGTCATCTCTGGCGTCGGGGCCGATCAAATGGGGGGAGGCCGCAAGCTTCTCGATGACGATGATCACGTTGGCGTAGTGCAGAGCTAGAGCTGCGGCGCCGAGGGTGGTGGCTGGAGCATTCAGCAACTGGAACCTGGGTTCGATCATGTCGAACATGTTTACGCTGGTCTCAGGGCTTGCAGCATCAGCTCCGGGAGGAGTCAATGGCGTCACATTTGGCTTCCGGAGGGCGGTGTCCATGGGGATGCAGCTCTGCAGGACTGCTGGCTCATTGCCACCGACCATACACCCACCGAATGTTCTGCCGCCGACCGGCCACTTGGTTCGAGAATTATGGCGCTTTCGAGCGGGAGGAGGCAGGCCGATCCTGGGAGGTGGACACTGCCCGGCCAATGCTCCGCTGTTGGTAGCTATAGGCCCGGATCTGGTTTCGTGCTGAGGGGCAGCGTGCGGCCCGGAGGCGAACAGGCGGACCATGTTGCCGTCGGATGAGTGGCCGGGGGAGGGCATCAGGCCGGCGATGGAGTGGCTGCGGGAGAGCCGGGCGGCGGGCTTTCGGCGGCCGCCGGACCACCCGGTGGCTTCTGTCTTCGTCGGGAATCCGAAGACTTGCCTGATCCTTCCGACGATCGAGAACAGGGATCGGCTCAGCAGGCGGACGGCGTAGTCGTAGGTCCTGACCCACAGCGAGGCCTCGCGCAGGTACTTCACTTGCTGCCGCTGCCACATGACCTTGTGCTTGAAATCGGCGACGCTGGCCTGGTGGCGGCCGCCGGCGTCGGGGTTGGCCAGCAACCGGAGCAGCCCCTGCTCCAGCTCCGCCAGCACCTCGAGCTCGTGGTACAGGTCGGCGCCCGCGGCGACAAACCGCTCCATCTTCTTGACCTTGCGCTCCATCTTCCGCCCCGCGTACTCGAACCCGTGGGGGTCGGCGCCGGTCTTGACCAGATCCGCGAACGCGGCGTCGAACCGCTGCAGCGCTGGGTCGGAGCACCGCCGGCCGAGTCCGGCCACGGCGCGGGCCAGGGACCCGAGGGCGTCGGTCGTCTCGGCGAGTGCCAGGGCGAGGAGGAAGCCGTCGTCGTCGGAGACGAGCTTGCGGACGCCCTCGAGGCGGAGGACCTCATCGCGCAGGCGGGCGACGCGGTCGTCGGCCAGGGCGTGCCAGAGCTGGACGGCCTTGgacatgaaccgcgcaacctcgaAGGCCAGCACGCCGACAGTGGCGGCTGCCTTCTCCCCCCCGCCCGCGCCGCCCTTCTTTCGCCCGCCATCTCGCACGAGCCCCATGCGGCCCAGCCACGACTCCGACTTCACCTTCCTCATGGACGGCGGTAGCCGTGTCCCAAGCggaagaccccttcaaaatccaaggtttatctcatcacaagATTCCGATGGATAGAATAAACGCAGGAACTGGAGCTGCAGCGCTGGACTGACGGAAACCAGGCGGGTAGGAGGAGAACACTGCACGAGGAGGACGTGGAAGCCAGTGCAAGGTGGGGGATTCTCTTTTACCCTTCCTTGTCTGTCTTTAGTTTAGGCTGAGGCCGAAACCAGGAAAGGAAGCCACCAAGAAGTTGCTtcctcggtggcggtgccacagtGCGGGCCGCAGCTGCGCATGTGTTGGTGGCCGTAGGCCAGTGCGTTGGGGGTGCATCCACTCAAGTCACCACCACCTGCGACTCACTCTTTGCACCTCGCATAAATGCGCGGCTGTATCACCCATCGCCGCCCATCTGCATCTAATCAAAACCAGCAGCGACAACAAAAAGTAAGAAAGAGGGAATAAGATTCCAAGGTCACCAGCACAGCGGTGGCGGGCCaacagaagaaggagagg of Musa acuminata AAA Group cultivar baxijiao chromosome BXJ2-3, Cavendish_Baxijiao_AAA, whole genome shotgun sequence contains these proteins:
- the LOC135606833 gene encoding uncharacterized protein LOC135606833, coding for MRKVKSESWLGRMGLVRDGGRKKGGAGGGEKAAATVGVLAFEVARFMSKAVQLWHALADDRVARLRDEVLRLEGVRKLVSDDDGFLLALALAETTDALGSLARAVAGLGRRCSDPALQRFDAAFADLVKTGADPHGFEYAGRKMERKVKKMERFVAAGADLYHELEVLAELEQGLLRLLANPDAGGRHQASVADFKHKVMWQRQQVKYLREASLWVRTYDYAVRLLSRSLFSIVGRIRQVFGFPTKTEATGWSGGRRKPAARLSRSHSIAGLMPSPGHSSDGNMVRLFASGPHAAPQHETRSGPIATNSGALAGQCPPPRIGLPPPARKRHNSRTKWPVGGRTFGGCMVGGNEPAVLQSCIPMDTALRKPNVTPLTPPGADAASPETSVNMFDMIEPRFQLLNAPATTLGAAALALHYANVIIVIEKLAASPHLIGPDARDDLYSMLTTSIKAALRARLKSYAKNLASSIYDPVLAAEWSAAVTRILDWLAPLAHNMIRWQSERNFEQQSLVSNSNVLLLQTLYFADQRKAEDAITELLVGLNYLWRYGRELNAKAMLECVSSRNFDDCLQIQVDADVHACPAIQDTA